In Deltaproteobacteria bacterium, the following proteins share a genomic window:
- a CDS encoding helix-turn-helix transcriptional regulator, with protein MSIAPGEMLAALRNLQGLTQNGLAKETGMTQANISSMESGRQQIGRNRALVLAKALKVHPAVIMFPNYKVVDKAA; from the coding sequence GTGTCTATCGCACCAGGTGAAATGCTGGCCGCACTTCGCAATTTACAGGGGCTCACTCAAAACGGGTTGGCTAAAGAAACAGGAATGACTCAAGCCAATATTTCCAGCATGGAATCCGGGCGGCAACAAATTGGTAGAAATCGCGCGCTTGTACTAGCCAAAGCACTCAAAGTCCACCCTGCTGTTATCATGTTTCCTAATTACAAAGTGGTTGATAAAGCAGCCTAA